Proteins encoded together in one Miscanthus floridulus cultivar M001 chromosome 16, ASM1932011v1, whole genome shotgun sequence window:
- the LOC136510908 gene encoding large ribosomal subunit protein uL2-like, with protein sequence MLSIGDARGVYMGQLIYCGHRAMLSIGDIPPLHGILEGAVICNASAGASRDYALVVSRNPDSDASARASGDYTIVTSHNPDNGVRARNASCQRRSTANDGIVDDVRRPPAPLLL encoded by the coding sequence atgctctccatcggtgatgccCGGGgtgtgtacatgggccagctcatctactgcggtcaccgcgccatgctctccatcggtgataTCCCACCGCTTcatgggatcctcgaaggcgccgtcatctgcaaTGCCTCCGCCGGGGCGTCTAGGGACTATGCcctcgtcgtcagccgcaaccctgacagcGACGCCTCTGCcagggcgtccggggactacaccatcgtcaccagccacaaccctgacaacggcgtaagGGCAAGAAACGCCTcctgccaaaggaggagcacagcgaacgacGGCATAGTCGATGATGTACGGcgcccaccggcgcctcttctcctttag